From Mycobacterium cookii:
GCCGAAGATGCGATGCCAGACGTCGTCGAGCGGGAAGCCGATCATCGCGTACATCCCGCAGGCCGCCATTAACAGCCCGCCCACCGGCGCGTACCAGTTGCGGGTGATGCGCAGCGCTGCCGGCCCCGGCTTGTCGAACGGCAGAACCACGGCCAACATGCCGCCCACGAAGACGCCGAACAAGCCGATGATGATGAAGTAGTGCGCCGGGTTGGCCAGGGGACCCGGGTCGCGGCCGTTGCCGATATGCCAGCTGACGTCCCAGATGAATCCGAACAGAGCGCAGATGATCGAGGTGGTGAACACCAAGACGGGGAGTGCGACCCATGGCGGGCGGTCGAACTTACTTCCCAGCCATTCCGCGAAGGTGGTCAACCACGTGATGCGGTGCGTGCGATGCGCCCACCCGACGTACAACATCACTGCGCCGATCACCATCGCGGCGATCGACAGGCCGATCACCTGATTCAGGCCGGCGCCGCGCGCCGGCGGCTCCCCCGCAAGAATTGTCAGATCCACTGTCGTTCCTCCCACCGCGCCGTGGTCGCCCTGACGTAACCGGGCGCAAACTTACTTCACGGTAGGTTGCCTGCGGACGATCCGTTCAAACTTCGATTGATTCTGCTGTCGGTCTGGATCAATCTCGCTTGTCGTCGACGGGGTCGCCAACTGCGGTCTGTTCGTCGTCTTCGGCGCGTCGCCGGTCCCTGATTGCGATAAAGAGCACCACGCCGACGACGACCACCGCCGGCAGAAACGCCGGACCCGCCAGCAAAAGCCAATGATGCGCCAGGTACACGACGTGCGGACTACTCAATGGTGTTCACTCCCGGGAAACGGCCACTTATCCCGCTTGGGTACCCAACGCCGTCCGAACCCACCACGCGACGTTTGTGCAGGTGCACACCGTTACCCTAGCCTGGGGACCGTCTCACGCAGGCTGCGATCATCCCGGGATCCGTTGCGTCCCGCATGACACAAAGACCACGACACGAAGGAGTAGCTGGTGACTCAGGCGGCGACTCGGCCGACACCCGGTTCCGACAGCACCGACATCCTGGCCGTGGCCCGTCATCAGGTGCTCGAGCGCGGCGAGGGGCTGAGCCAAGAGCAGGTGCTCGAAGTGCTGCAACTGCCCGACGAACGACTCGAAGAACTGCTCGCGCTGGCGCACGAGGTGCGGATGGCCCACTGCGGCCCCGAGGTCGAGGTCGAGGGCATCATCAGCCTGAAAACCGGTGGCTGCCCGGAGGATTGCCATTTCTGCTCGCAGTCGGGGTTGTTCTCCTCGCCGGTGCGCAGCGCCTGGTTGGACGTCCCGAGCCTGGTTGAAGCGGCCAAACAAACTGCGAAGACCGGTGCCACCGAGTTCTGCATCGTCGCCGCGGTGCGCGGGCCCGACGAGCGACTGCTGGCTCAGGTGGCCGCGGGCATCGAGGCGATCCGCGACGCCGTCGACATCCAGATCGCCTGTTCGCTGGGCATGCTGACCGCTGAGCAGGTGGACCGGCTCGCCGCGATGGGCGTGCATCGCTACAACCACAATCTGGAGACCGCCCGGTCGCACTTTCCCAACGTCGTCACGACGCACACCTGGGAGGAGCGCTGGGAGACGCTGTCGATGGTGCGCGAGGCCGGCATGGAGGTGTGCTGCGGCGGCATTCTCGGCATGGGCGAGACCGTCGAGCAGCGCGCCGAGTTCGCCGCGAACCTGGCCGAGCTTGACCCCGACGAGGTGCCGTTGAACTTCCTCAACCCGCGGCCTGGCACACCGTTCGGCGACCTCGAGGTGCTGCCGGCCAGCGAAGCCCTCAAGTCGGTGGCCGCATTCCGGTTGGCCCTGCCGCGCACCATGCTGCGCTTCGCCGGCGGCCGCGAGATCACGCTCGGCGACCTCGGCGCCAAGCAGGGCATCCTGGGCGGGATCAACGCCGTGATCGTCGGCAACTACCTGACCACGCTGGGACGGCCCGCCGAATCCGATCTGGAGCTGCTCGAAGACCTGCAGATGCCGATCAAGGCGCTCAACGCCAGCCTGTAGATCGAGACGGTCATGGTGCTACCTGCCCCGGTCGGTGCGGGCGTCTACAACGTCTACACGGGTGCCCTAGAAAACACCGACAACGTGGTGCCGACGGCGGCGCAATTGGGCCTGGAGCCGCCGCGCTTCTGCGCCGAATGCGGCCGACGGATGGTGGTCCAGGTCCGGCCCGACGGTTGGTGGGCGAAATGTTCTCGGCACGGACTGGTCGACTCGGCTGACCTGGAGGCGCAGCGATGACGGACGTGCAGACCGTCAGCGCGCCGCGCATCTCTCGGCGGCGAGCGGGCATCACGATCGTGGTGGGACTGCTGCCGGTGGGCGTGCTCGTCGGTGCGCTGTGGGCCTGGCTGGCCCCGCCGCTGCACGGTGTGGTGGCGCTGACCCATGACGGTCAACGGGTGCACGAATACCTCGGCGGCGAAGCCGACCACTTCTTCGTCGCGGCATTTCTGATGCTCGGTCTGCTGAACGCCGTCGCCGCTGTCGCGGCGGTGCTGGCATGGCAGTGGCGCGCCCATCGCGGACCCGGCATGGTGACCGGACTGTGCGCGGGCATGGTGGCCGCGGCCGCCGCGGCGGTCGGTGTCGGCGTGCTACTGGCGCACTTGCGTTATGGCACAGTCAATTTCGCCGCAGTGCCGGTGAGCCACGACCACCCCATCTACTACGTCACCGAAGCGCCGCCGGTGTTCTTCGGCTCGTCTTACCTGCAGATGGCGTGCACGCTGCTGCTACCGGCCGCGACCGCCGCGCTGGTGTACGCGGTCCCCGCCGCGGCGATCGCGCGTGACGATCTTGGCGGCTATCCGGTGGTCGACACGATCTACCGGCCGACCCGCCCGTCATAGCGGGCGGCGGTGCACCGACTTTCCAGTGATCACCTTGCCCGCGATCATCACGAGCCGCGCCATGCCGATGTAGGTCGCGGGGTGGAACATCGTCGGCCACTTCGTCCTGATCAGGTGCTCGGTCAGCGGTCGGCGGGCAAACCTGTCCTGCAGCCAGCGCAGCGCCATCGGCGCCGACAGCGGATGTAGCAGCAGATGCTCGTTGAACGCGTCGCGGTGGTAGGTGACCTCGGCCCCGCCGGCCGAATACGCGTCGGCCAACCGGTCGATGTCCTCGACGTCGATCAGGTAGTCGTGCACGGCCTGCACGATCAGCAACGGCGGGGTCGGCACCTTGGCGCCGAGCCGGATGCTGTCGAAGACGTTCTGGACCTCGGGCATGGTCAGGATTTCTTCCAGCGGCCGGTCGAGGTAGACGCCGACGTCCTTTTTGACCATGCGCAGGACAGCACCGGCCGTCGTCATGCCTTCCAGCCGTCGCAGCAGCGCGCGGCCCTCGTCGCTGGCATGCTCCTGGATCACCCGGTCCAGGTCCGGATAGACCTGCATCAGCGCGGCGATCACCATCGCTGGCAAACCGGCCAGGAAGGTGCCGTTGAGCCGGCGGAAGGTGTGACCGAGGTCGCCGACGGGTGAGCCGAGCACCGCGCCGACGACGTCGAGCTCGGGTGCGTAATCAGCGGCCAGCTCGGCGGCCCACGCGGTGGCGAGCCCGCCGCCGGAGTAACCCCACAGCGCCACCGGCGCCGACGCCGACAGGCCCAGCCGTTCGGCGCTCAATGCTGCCCGGACGCCGTCGAGAATGCGGTAGCCGGGTTCGAACGGCGCGCCCCACATGCCGTTGCGGCCTTCGTGGTCGGGTATCGAGACCGCCCAGCCTTCGGCCAGGCATGCCGCAATCAGCAGATACTCCAGTTGTGCCAGCGAGCCGACTGCCTGCGCGCGCCGCCGCAGCGCGTACGACGGAAAGCAGCGGGACGTCACCGAGTCGATCGCGCACTGGTACGACAACACCGGGCAGGGGCGTTCGGGGGCGGCGTCCAGCGGGACGATCACCGTTGTGACGGTCGCCTCGGGCTCACCGTTCATGTCGGTGCTCCGGTACAGCAGCTGGGTGGCCATGCTCCGCTGCGGGATCAGGCCGAGAAATGCCAGCTCCACGTCGCGGGAGCGCAGCACCGTGCCCGGTTCGGCGTGCTGGAAGCCGGGCGGCGGCTGATAGAACGGGTCGTCCGACGGCAGCTTGGGACGTGCTTTGGCCTGTAGTTCCTCGTGGGGCGCGACGCCGATCCAGTCCGCACCGGTCGCGCTCGCCAGGTTGCCAATGTCCATCCGGGCATTGTTGCTTAAGAGGGCTTTAAGAATCCAGTCGGCCCGCCGAGGATGTACGGAAATCAGGCCGAACCGGGAGGTCGCAGGGCTGCAAACTCGTCGGTGACTCGCAACTGGGAATCTGTGAAGCGGTACAACGCCGCGGGTCGGCCGCCGCTGCGTCCGGACTGCGCGACGGTGCCGGTCGGGCTGATCACACCGCGGCGGGCCAGCACTCGCTGCAGGTTGGTGGTGTCGACTGGGTGGCCGAGCGTGGCGCTGTAGATGTCGCGCAGCGTCGACATTGCGAATTCGGTTGGCGCCAGCGCGAATCCAATGTTCGTATACGACATTTTGGCGACCAGCCGGGTGCGGGCGTGGGCGACCATCGGCCCGTGGTCGAACGCCATCTGCGGCAGCGCGGTCACCGGGTGCCAGCGGGTGTCCGGTGGAAGCTCAGGGACGGCGGGGGAGGGCACCAGGCCCAGGAAGGTCGACGCGATGGTGCGGGTGCCGGGCAGCCGGTCAGGCTCGGAGAACACCGCCAGTTGCTCGAGGTGGGCGACTTCTCGCAGGTCGACCTTCTCGGCCAGCTGACGCCGCACCGACGTCATCATGTCTTCGTCGTGTCGCAGCTGCCCGCCGGGCAGCGACCACGCACCGCGCTCGGGATCCTGGGCGCGCTCCCACAGCAGAACGCTGAGCTCGGCCTTCGCTGATTTGGAGTCGTGGCCGAGGCCGCGAACCTGGAACACGACGGCGAGCACTTCATGCGCAGTGCTACCATGAACCATGTTTTCGATTGTAAGTCGAAAACCGGGGTGGTGTCGAAAGGACCGACTATGACAGTCGTGAATCCCACCGATCTGCTGTCGAATGGGCTGACAAAAGACATGACACACGATCTGACCGCGGGAATCACCAACTCGCCCAACGGCTACGCGGGCGTCGAGGCCGACGAACAGTGGGCCGCTGAAATTCGCCGGCTCGCCGACATGCGCAATGCCACGATCCTGGCGCACAACTATCAACTGCCCGCGATTCAGGACGTCGCCGATCATGTCGGTGACTCGCTGGCGCTGTCCCGGGTCGCCGCCGAGGCGTCCGAGGACACCATCGTCTTCTGCGGCGTGCACTTCATGGCCGAGACCGCGAAAATCCTCAGCCCGGACAAGACCGTGCTGATCCCGGACCAGCGGGCGGGCTGCTCGCTGGCCGACTCGATCACCCCCGACGACCTGCAGGCGTGGAAGGACGAACACCCCGGTGCCGTCGTCGTCTCCTACGTCAACACCACCGCGGCGGTCAAAGCGCTCACCGACATCTGCTGCACCTCGTCCAACGCCGTCGACGTGGTCGCATCCATAGACGCCGACCGCGAGGTGCTGTTCTGCCCCGACCAGTTCCTCGGCGCGCACGTGCGGCGGATGACCGGCAGAGACAACGTGCACGTGTGGGCCGGTGAGTGCCACGTGCACGCCGGGATCAACGGCGACGAGCTCACCGATCAGGCTCGCAAGCACCCCGACGCCGAGCTGTTCGTCCACCCCGAGTGCGGCTGCGCCACCTCGGCGCTGTACCTGGCCGGCGAAGGCGCGTTCCCGGAAGGCCGGGTCAAGATCCTGTCGACCGGCGGCATGCTGGACGCCGCCCGGGAAACGCGCGCCCGGCAGGTGTTGGTCGCCACCGAGGTCGGCATGCTCTACCAGCTGCGCAATGCCGCCCCGGACGTCGACTTCCAGGCGGTCAACGACCGCGCGTCGTGCAAGTACATGAAGATGATCACCCCCGCGGCGCTGTTGCGTTGCCTGGTCGACGGCGCCGACGAAGTTCATGTCGATGCGTCGACGGCCGAGCGGGCGCGGCGCAGCGTGCAGCGGATGATCGCGATCGGCCAGCCCGGCGGCGGCGAATGAGCATCCACCCGGTCTGGCACGAACGTGCCGACGTCGTCGTGATCGGTACCGGCGTCGGGGGATTGGCTGCCGCGCTGGCGGCACACCGCGCGGGCCGCCGGGTCGTCGTACTCAGCAAGGCCGGGCGCAAGCCCGGCGGAACGGCCACGCACTACGCGCAGGGCGGGATCGCAGTGGTGCTGCCCGATACCGACGATTCGGTCGACGCGCATGTCGCCGACACGCTGGCGGCGGGCGCCGGGCTGTGCGATCCCGACGCAGTCACCTCGATCGTCGCCGACGGCTACCGGGCGGTGACCGAATTGGTCAGCGACGGAGCGCGATTCGACGAATCGTCGACGGGCGACTGGGCGCTGAGCCGCGAGGGTGGGCACTCCCGGCGGCGCATCGTGCACGCCAACGGCGATGCCACCGGCGCAGAGGTGCAGCGCGCCCTCGACCATGCGGCGAACACGCTCGACATCCGCACCAAACACACCGCCCTGCAAATACTGCACGACGCAGGCTCGGTGACCGGGGTGCTGGTCGTCAACCGGCAGGGGATCGGCGTCGTGCACGCGCCGTCGGTCATCCTGGCCACCGGCGGGCTGGGGCACCTCTACGGAGCGACCACCAACCCCGAGGGCTCGACCGGCGACGGGATCGCGCTGGCGTTGTGGGCCGGTGTCGCGGTGAGCGACATCGAGTTCATCCAGTTCCACCCGACGATGCTGTTTGACGGCCATGGTGGCGGCCGCCGACCGCTGGTGACCGAGGCCATCCGCGGCGAGGGCGCGATTCTGGTTGACAGCCAAGGCAATTCAATCACCGCTGGGGTGCACCCGATGGGCGATCTGGCGCCGCGCGACGTCGTCGCCGCGGCGATCGACGCCCGGCTGCGGGCGACCGGCGAGCCGTGTGCGTATCTGGACGCCCGCGGTATCAGGGACTTCAAACGCCGCTTCCCGACCGTCACTGCCGCATGTCGCGCGGCCGGCGTCGACCCGTCTCGCCAACCGATTCCGGTGGTTCCCGGCGCGCACTACAGCTGCGGCGGGGTGGTGGCCGATGTCGACGGGCAGACCGAACTCGCCGGGCTGTTCGCCGCGGGTGAGGTCGCGCGAACCGGCATGCACGGCGCCAATCGGCTGGCGTCCAACAGTCTGCTGGAGGGCTTGGTCGTGGGGGGCCGGGCGGGCCGGGCCGCGGCAGCGCACGCAACCCAGACCGGACCGGTCCGCGCCGCGGCTGCCGAGCCGATCGACTTTCCGTCGCTGGTCCGCGGTGATCTGCAGTGGGCAATGAGCCGCGACGCCTCGGTGGTTCGCGACGCCGATGGACTGTGCCGACTGATCGACACGCTGTCGGTGGCTTCGGCCGGCGCTGTCGAGACCCGGTCCGGCTTCGAAGACGCCGCGCTGACGGCCACCGCCCGCGCGGTGGCCACAGCAGCGCTGGCCCGCGAGGAAACCCGCGGCTGCCACCACCGGGCCGAACACCCCGACGCGAGTGCAGCCCCTGCGCGCAGTCTGACCGTCCGGCTGGACGCCGACGGCAACGCGCAGGTGGAGGCGCTGGCAGCGGCGTCGTGATGGCTCTTTCCAGCAGCGAGCTGGCCGAGGCTCGCGCGACGATCAGCCGCGCTCTCGACGAGGATCTGCGCTACGGACCAGACGTCACCACCCGCGCCACCGTCCCAGAGGGCGCCAGGACCCCCGCGGCGCTGATCACCCGCGAACCCGGGGTGATCGCGGGCGTCGACATCGCGCTGCTGGTGCTCGACGAGGTCCTCGGCGCCGGCGAATACCGGGTGCTCGACCGGGTCGATGACGGCGCGCGGCTGCAGTCAGGGGCGCCGCTGCTGACGGTCGAAGCGCAGACGCTGGGACTGCTGACCGCCGAACGGACCCTGCTCAACCTGGTGTGCCATCTGTCTGGAATCGCCACCGCGACGGCGGCGTGGGTGGACGCGGTGCACGGCACCAAGGCCGAGATCCGCGACACCCGCAAGACGCTGCCGGGTCTGCGCATGCTGCAGAAGTACGCGGTCCGCGTCGGCGGCGGGGTCAACCACCGACTCGGCCTGGGCGACGCGGCGTTGATCAAGGACAACCACGTCGCCGCCGCCGGATCGGTGGTCGCGGCGCTGCGCGCGGTGCGGGCCGCGGCACCCGACCTGCCGTGCGAGGTCGAAGTCGACTCGCTCGAGCAACTCGACGAGGTGTTGGCCGAAGGCGCCGAATTGGT
This genomic window contains:
- a CDS encoding lipase family protein, encoding MDIGNLASATGADWIGVAPHEELQAKARPKLPSDDPFYQPPPGFQHAEPGTVLRSRDVELAFLGLIPQRSMATQLLYRSTDMNGEPEATVTTVIVPLDAAPERPCPVLSYQCAIDSVTSRCFPSYALRRRAQAVGSLAQLEYLLIAACLAEGWAVSIPDHEGRNGMWGAPFEPGYRILDGVRAALSAERLGLSASAPVALWGYSGGGLATAWAAELAADYAPELDVVGAVLGSPVGDLGHTFRRLNGTFLAGLPAMVIAALMQVYPDLDRVIQEHASDEGRALLRRLEGMTTAGAVLRMVKKDVGVYLDRPLEEILTMPEVQNVFDSIRLGAKVPTPPLLIVQAVHDYLIDVEDIDRLADAYSAGGAEVTYHRDAFNEHLLLHPLSAPMALRWLQDRFARRPLTEHLIRTKWPTMFHPATYIGMARLVMIAGKVITGKSVHRRPL
- a CDS encoding DUF2567 domain-containing protein — its product is MTDVQTVSAPRISRRRAGITIVVGLLPVGVLVGALWAWLAPPLHGVVALTHDGQRVHEYLGGEADHFFVAAFLMLGLLNAVAAVAAVLAWQWRAHRGPGMVTGLCAGMVAAAAAAVGVGVLLAHLRYGTVNFAAVPVSHDHPIYYVTEAPPVFFGSSYLQMACTLLLPAATAALVYAVPAAAIARDDLGGYPVVDTIYRPTRPS
- a CDS encoding NUDIX hydrolase; the encoded protein is MVHGSTAHEVLAVVFQVRGLGHDSKSAKAELSVLLWERAQDPERGAWSLPGGQLRHDEDMMTSVRRQLAEKVDLREVAHLEQLAVFSEPDRLPGTRTIASTFLGLVPSPAVPELPPDTRWHPVTALPQMAFDHGPMVAHARTRLVAKMSYTNIGFALAPTEFAMSTLRDIYSATLGHPVDTTNLQRVLARRGVISPTGTVAQSGRSGGRPAALYRFTDSQLRVTDEFAALRPPGSA
- the nadA gene encoding quinolinate synthase NadA, encoding MTVVNPTDLLSNGLTKDMTHDLTAGITNSPNGYAGVEADEQWAAEIRRLADMRNATILAHNYQLPAIQDVADHVGDSLALSRVAAEASEDTIVFCGVHFMAETAKILSPDKTVLIPDQRAGCSLADSITPDDLQAWKDEHPGAVVVSYVNTTAAVKALTDICCTSSNAVDVVASIDADREVLFCPDQFLGAHVRRMTGRDNVHVWAGECHVHAGINGDELTDQARKHPDAELFVHPECGCATSALYLAGEGAFPEGRVKILSTGGMLDAARETRARQVLVATEVGMLYQLRNAAPDVDFQAVNDRASCKYMKMITPAALLRCLVDGADEVHVDASTAERARRSVQRMIAIGQPGGGE
- the bsaP gene encoding biotin synthase auxiliary protein BsaP gives rise to the protein MVLPAPVGAGVYNVYTGALENTDNVVPTAAQLGLEPPRFCAECGRRMVVQVRPDGWWAKCSRHGLVDSADLEAQR
- a CDS encoding L-aspartate oxidase, giving the protein MSIHPVWHERADVVVIGTGVGGLAAALAAHRAGRRVVVLSKAGRKPGGTATHYAQGGIAVVLPDTDDSVDAHVADTLAAGAGLCDPDAVTSIVADGYRAVTELVSDGARFDESSTGDWALSREGGHSRRRIVHANGDATGAEVQRALDHAANTLDIRTKHTALQILHDAGSVTGVLVVNRQGIGVVHAPSVILATGGLGHLYGATTNPEGSTGDGIALALWAGVAVSDIEFIQFHPTMLFDGHGGGRRPLVTEAIRGEGAILVDSQGNSITAGVHPMGDLAPRDVVAAAIDARLRATGEPCAYLDARGIRDFKRRFPTVTAACRAAGVDPSRQPIPVVPGAHYSCGGVVADVDGQTELAGLFAAGEVARTGMHGANRLASNSLLEGLVVGGRAGRAAAAHATQTGPVRAAAAEPIDFPSLVRGDLQWAMSRDASVVRDADGLCRLIDTLSVASAGAVETRSGFEDAALTATARAVATAALAREETRGCHHRAEHPDASAAPARSLTVRLDADGNAQVEALAAAS
- the bioB gene encoding biotin synthase BioB, with protein sequence MTQAATRPTPGSDSTDILAVARHQVLERGEGLSQEQVLEVLQLPDERLEELLALAHEVRMAHCGPEVEVEGIISLKTGGCPEDCHFCSQSGLFSSPVRSAWLDVPSLVEAAKQTAKTGATEFCIVAAVRGPDERLLAQVAAGIEAIRDAVDIQIACSLGMLTAEQVDRLAAMGVHRYNHNLETARSHFPNVVTTHTWEERWETLSMVREAGMEVCCGGILGMGETVEQRAEFAANLAELDPDEVPLNFLNPRPGTPFGDLEVLPASEALKSVAAFRLALPRTMLRFAGGREITLGDLGAKQGILGGINAVIVGNYLTTLGRPAESDLELLEDLQMPIKALNASL
- the nadC gene encoding carboxylating nicotinate-nucleotide diphosphorylase, with amino-acid sequence MALSSSELAEARATISRALDEDLRYGPDVTTRATVPEGARTPAALITREPGVIAGVDIALLVLDEVLGAGEYRVLDRVDDGARLQSGAPLLTVEAQTLGLLTAERTLLNLVCHLSGIATATAAWVDAVHGTKAEIRDTRKTLPGLRMLQKYAVRVGGGVNHRLGLGDAALIKDNHVAAAGSVVAALRAVRAAAPDLPCEVEVDSLEQLDEVLAEGAELVLLDNFPIWQTQIAVQRRDAQSPATKLESSGGLSLDTAAEYAGTGVDYLAVGALTHSVRVLDIGLDV